A window of Nicotiana tabacum cultivar K326 unplaced genomic scaffold, ASM71507v2 Un00010, whole genome shotgun sequence genomic DNA:
GGTATGCAGGTAATAAGAGTCCTCTCACTACCAACCAACAGACATCATCTGGCTGGGTCTTACCGGTATCAACAACGAGGAAGAAACAACCAAATGGAAACAGCAACTAACTATGGCTCTTGGCCCAGACAACGTCCTAGGCGTAGGGGAGATCAAAGCAACAGGGAATGCCTAGACGACGTTTTTCTTCCTGGGCTGCAGTAAGTACATCGAGAGGTCGTTCTGACCCTTGTCCCCGAATATGGGGAATATGTTCTCATAAAATCTTGCGTAAATCTGACCTAGCTGGCGAGCGATCCCAGTTCGCGACAAAGAACAAGACAGCAAGTGAGCGTACT
This region includes:
- the LOC142161791 gene encoding uncharacterized protein LOC142161791 — translated: SDPPDKKLNSALLLSHRTYPLRDSWNFSPSFGYAGNKSPLTTNQQTSSGWVLPGRSKQQGMPRRRFSSWAAVSTSRGRSDPCPRIWGICSHKILRKSDLAGERSQFATKNKTASERTFVHFFCTKHGSLRIIVGRWLPKETPIRSAPRLGGIYLIPITRRGSL